Genomic window (Fundidesulfovibrio terrae):
TCGGGGGTGTCATCCATCACGTGGTGAAACATTAGCAAAGCATCGCACGAAAACATACCGAAAAGAGGCGCCTGTCCTGGATGGAGAGAAAGGCCTCCGTCAGGATCGACAAAGCGGGCTCCGGCGGCTGGGGATTGCCTCGCCCGAGTCCCGCCCGGCGGGCAGGACTCGGCCGAAGCGGGGGGGGAAGCCCTTTTTCTGCACGATCACGTCCAGGTGCGAAAGCTCCGGGAGTTCGAGCGAGCCGATGTCAGCCGAAGCTGTTCCAGGGCCTGCGGACCAGGGGGATATACCCTCGCTCTTGGGCCAGGATATCGAGGTGGACCATCCCGATCGGGGCGAGATCAGGGTTGAACGGACCGCGCCATTTGGTCAGGTCGGCCACGGGCAGGTACCGTTTGCACTCGGTGCAGGCATGGACGCGTTCCTCCGGGCATCCCTCGACGGACAAAACCTCCAGGCGCTCGTGGTCGTTCTGGCCGCACGAAGGACAGACCAGACGCATGAACCGCCAGTCGTGACCGCACGTGGAGCAGTGCATCCAAAGCATTCCGGCCTTGGAGACGAGAAATTCCGACTCGTCGCCCTTTTCCTTGAGATAGCCCATGTCCGGACGCGAACCGCAAACCGGGCAATGGCTCTTGAACCACAGCTCGCCAGCGGCCAGCTTGCCCAGGCGTTCCGAGGCGCGGCGCAGGCAGGGCCTCAAGATCTCCTGCAGCAGGAAGTTGAGGGCCGGAGCAGGGATGTCCACCTGCTCCGCCGCCGCGTCCAGAGCCTTCTCGTCGCCGGAGAGAACCGCCGCGGCGAGCCGGACGGCTACTCCGGGAGTATCTTCAAGGGCGGCGTTCAAAGCCACGGCGAACCGGGCCGCCAGGGGAAAACCCGCCTGGATGGCCGGGAGCATCACAGAGGCGGAGTCCAGAAAAAACTGCTCGAAATCCTGGGACATGAGCCCGGCCAACAGCGGCGTTCCCGCGCCGAACGCCTCGGCGTCGAACTCGGCGTACGGCGGCCAGGAAGAATCCCCGGACACGATTTCCCTGGCGGCCTCGTTCAAGGCGGCGAAGGCTCCGGCCACAGCGTCCATTTCCGGCAGCCGTTCATGCAAGGCCGCAAG
Coding sequences:
- a CDS encoding formate dehydrogenase accessory protein FdhE, which translates into the protein MDAVAGAFAALNEAAREIVSGDSSWPPYAEFDAEAFGAGTPLLAGLMSQDFEQFFLDSASVMLPAIQAGFPLAARFAVALNAALEDTPGVAVRLAAAVLSGDEKALDAAAEQVDIPAPALNFLLQEILRPCLRRASERLGKLAAGELWFKSHCPVCGSRPDMGYLKEKGDESEFLVSKAGMLWMHCSTCGHDWRFMRLVCPSCGQNDHERLEVLSVEGCPEERVHACTECKRYLPVADLTKWRGPFNPDLAPIGMVHLDILAQERGYIPLVRRPWNSFG